Proteins encoded in a region of the Candidatus Zixiibacteriota bacterium genome:
- a CDS encoding PKD domain-containing protein, giving the protein MRQLPTVCIIAVLMLLPTEGNTQTTRIDWPSSPANTPFWRPTSTEQLDQLPAWLQAQYKPKQPPPNHMSKTPGHYTRDDWAAAIDYTWGSGEPAEIKEFVWAEYWGITDSLYACWQDIDDDWDSIQVSALNELASGVSRGRFAAMLTYASMALMESHSRCFDYNLALTQPLPGVPIMTIGDWGSSTHFGASLTPLEDSTLLVYQTTPAHVLTLVPGDRVLGYDGVPWAELGRELLAAQLPTTWSMWGSSQEAFDHSVMMAAGLNWHLFDTIDIVKFVSGDTLHLATGVLDGVPRHIESREQLPVPGIPMPDTTAITWGIIEGTQIGYVYGLYWGDNAQTEFLAAIDTLLIDHETLGLIFDFRTNYGGNMFLAYPGLERLFADTVWTIGFDQRCDPFDHDLMCLAADPSGYRIDGDSSSFYDRPIAILTGPGAVSSGDQIALAMAFHPKARTFGKPTAAAFNGPLMGTFADGFWMGVAVADAWLVSNPGHYLTHDYIPVDETVWLTPEGVAQGRDDVVEAAATWIETDQAIFPNSDLNAGQAPCTVSFEGWTSHPIDQWSWEFGDGDSASGQNPVHVYTEGGIYDVTVSGVGTEGTYNYQRRSAVTVLADTMRTDSVELTDSATSVEIVVYAVNTVPLSRLDIPVEFDGDLSLMYDTFSTEGCRTEYFEVARLQNYSPVNSRLNIRLEASGAIVRPDLPVGDGPVLKLYLKPDGAPQPGQDATIEFDGYSDYLPRMYSRVATYLARSQPGMVFFAGCCNGIRGNVDSDPDDETDISDLVFLVSYMFDLGPAPECDEEANVDGDPNGLLDIADLVFLVDYMFNGGWPPGACPIH; this is encoded by the coding sequence ATGCGCCAACTACCAACTGTCTGCATTATTGCAGTCTTGATGTTGTTACCAACCGAGGGTAACACGCAAACAACTCGGATCGACTGGCCCTCATCGCCCGCAAACACGCCCTTCTGGCGTCCGACCTCGACAGAGCAGTTAGACCAACTTCCAGCCTGGTTGCAGGCGCAGTACAAGCCAAAGCAACCGCCACCAAACCACATGAGCAAAACACCCGGTCATTACACGAGAGACGACTGGGCCGCTGCCATCGACTACACCTGGGGAAGTGGCGAACCAGCAGAGATCAAGGAGTTCGTCTGGGCCGAGTACTGGGGCATCACCGACAGCCTGTACGCTTGTTGGCAGGACATCGACGACGATTGGGACTCGATCCAGGTTTCCGCATTGAACGAACTCGCTTCGGGCGTTAGTCGGGGTCGCTTTGCCGCCATGTTAACTTATGCCAGTATGGCTCTCATGGAGAGTCATTCTCGTTGCTTTGATTACAATCTGGCCCTGACTCAGCCGTTACCGGGGGTACCGATCATGACGATTGGTGACTGGGGTTCCAGCACTCATTTCGGCGCCTCTTTGACACCGCTTGAGGACAGTACTCTTCTCGTATATCAAACAACGCCGGCCCACGTACTGACGTTGGTTCCGGGAGATCGAGTTCTCGGCTATGACGGCGTCCCCTGGGCGGAACTCGGCCGGGAATTGTTGGCAGCCCAACTTCCGACCACGTGGAGCATGTGGGGAAGCTCCCAGGAGGCTTTTGACCACTCTGTAATGATGGCCGCCGGACTCAACTGGCATCTGTTTGACACCATCGACATTGTCAAGTTTGTATCCGGCGATACTCTGCATCTCGCCACCGGTGTACTCGACGGTGTGCCGCGACACATCGAAAGTAGGGAGCAACTTCCGGTACCGGGCATACCCATGCCTGATACGACGGCGATCACATGGGGCATAATCGAAGGTACCCAGATCGGCTATGTTTATGGCCTCTACTGGGGGGACAATGCCCAAACTGAGTTCCTGGCCGCTATCGACACACTGCTGATCGACCATGAAACACTCGGGCTGATTTTCGACTTCCGCACCAATTACGGCGGCAATATGTTCCTGGCCTACCCGGGTTTGGAACGTCTGTTTGCCGACACAGTGTGGACAATCGGATTTGATCAGCGCTGCGATCCATTCGACCATGATCTGATGTGCCTGGCCGCCGATCCTTCCGGATACCGAATCGATGGTGACTCCAGTTCGTTTTATGATCGCCCTATTGCCATCCTGACCGGTCCGGGCGCGGTGAGTTCCGGTGATCAGATCGCACTGGCCATGGCCTTTCACCCCAAGGCCAGAACCTTCGGCAAACCGACCGCCGCCGCCTTTAACGGCCCCCTGATGGGCACCTTCGCCGATGGATTCTGGATGGGCGTGGCCGTAGCGGATGCCTGGCTGGTCAGCAATCCAGGGCATTACTTGACCCACGACTACATCCCGGTTGACGAAACTGTCTGGCTGACGCCGGAGGGTGTCGCGCAAGGGCGAGACGATGTCGTTGAAGCGGCCGCGACATGGATCGAGACTGACCAGGCGATTTTTCCGAACAGTGACTTGAACGCCGGACAAGCACCCTGCACGGTTTCGTTCGAGGGCTGGACATCGCACCCGATCGACCAATGGAGTTGGGAATTCGGCGACGGCGACTCGGCCTCCGGACAAAACCCTGTTCACGTTTACACCGAAGGCGGCATCTACGACGTCACCGTCAGTGGTGTCGGAACCGAGGGAACCTACAACTACCAACGACGCTCGGCTGTGACCGTTCTTGCCGACACCATGCGAACCGATTCGGTTGAGCTCACAGACAGCGCCACGTCGGTTGAGATTGTTGTGTACGCCGTCAACACCGTACCGCTCAGTCGGCTCGATATTCCGGTGGAGTTCGATGGTGATCTCAGCCTGATGTACGACACCTTCTCGACCGAGGGTTGCCGCACCGAGTACTTTGAGGTCGCTCGGCTCCAGAATTACTCACCGGTGAACAGTCGACTTAACATCAGGCTCGAAGCGTCCGGCGCCATCGTCCGGCCGGACTTGCCGGTCGGAGACGGGCCGGTGTTGAAACTGTACCTGAAACCGGACGGTGCACCTCAGCCGGGTCAGGATGCAACGATCGAATTCGATGGCTACTCGGACTACCTGCCGCGTATGTATAGCCGTGTCGCCACCTACCTGGCTCGTTCACAACCCGGTATGGTGTTCTTCGCGGGTTGTTGTAACGGCATTCGCGGAAATGTCGATAGTGACCCGGACGACGAGACCGACATCTCCGATCTGGTTTTTCTGGTCAGCTACATGTTCGATCTGGGACCGGCTCCGGAGTGTGATGAGGAGGCGAATGTAGACGGCGATCCCAACGGTCTCCTGGATATCGCCGATCTGGTCTTCCTCGTCGACTACATGTTCAACGGCGGCTGGCCTCCAGGCGCCTGCCCAATTCATTAG
- a CDS encoding hydroxyacid dehydrogenase encodes MKQHVHVLSDFDDLWIQQLASELDNNTTLSHGKEIPIPDDCHVLVAGLPTREQITSCHNLHSLIIPWSGLPKATRELMLDLPHIAIYNLHHNAAAVAEHAVALMLAASKSIVPIDRRLRQNDWTPRYEPSSSPLLEKKTALILGYGAIGRRIARACAGLGMEVHAVKRNFKGIDDPTTSLAPLGIPQLHDSRSMNDYLPQAAALFVCLPLSPATEGLIGEHELSLLPDDSIVINIARGRVIDEAALYRALKSGRIRAGLDTWYLYPQDESSRSDQPPSEFAFHELENVVMTPHLAGHCSDIETHRIQALARLLNRLADGHPLPDRVDPERGY; translated from the coding sequence ATGAAACAGCATGTTCACGTTCTTTCCGATTTCGACGATCTATGGATACAACAACTTGCATCCGAGCTCGACAACAACACAACGTTGAGCCACGGCAAGGAGATACCTATCCCGGACGATTGTCATGTTTTGGTGGCCGGGCTACCCACACGTGAGCAGATCACGTCCTGCCACAACCTGCACAGCCTGATTATCCCCTGGTCCGGACTTCCGAAAGCGACCCGCGAACTGATGCTCGACTTGCCTCACATTGCGATTTACAACCTGCACCACAATGCCGCCGCGGTCGCCGAACATGCTGTGGCTCTGATGTTGGCTGCGTCCAAGAGTATCGTGCCTATCGATCGCCGTCTCAGGCAGAATGATTGGACACCACGGTATGAACCGAGTTCATCACCGTTGTTGGAAAAAAAGACGGCGCTGATTCTGGGATACGGCGCTATCGGACGACGCATCGCCAGAGCCTGTGCCGGGTTGGGCATGGAAGTCCACGCTGTGAAACGAAACTTCAAAGGCATAGACGATCCTACAACCAGCCTTGCACCCCTGGGTATCCCTCAGCTTCACGATTCACGTTCCATGAATGATTACCTGCCGCAGGCGGCGGCCCTGTTTGTTTGTCTGCCGCTGTCGCCGGCGACCGAAGGACTTATCGGTGAACACGAACTGTCCCTGCTTCCGGATGATTCGATTGTCATCAATATCGCGCGCGGACGGGTGATCGACGAAGCGGCGTTGTACCGCGCCTTGAAGAGCGGTCGTATCAGAGCCGGTCTGGATACCTGGTATCTCTATCCACAGGATGAGTCTTCGCGCTCCGACCAGCCACCGTCGGAATTTGCTTTCCATGAACTTGAAAATGTTGTCATGACCCCTCATCTGGCCGGACATTGCAGCGACATTGAGACGCACCGCATCCAAGCCTTGGCCAGGCTCCTGAACCGCCTCGCAGACGGTCACCCTTTGCCAGATCGGGTGGACCCCGAGCGGGGGTATTGA
- a CDS encoding OsmC family protein: protein MPVRKAHAVWEGNLPSGKGTIAFGSGAFEGAYSFGSRFEGASGTNPEELVAAAHAGCFSMALSHELAVGGHKPTSVKTDAKVHLDKVEDGFKITSIELICEAVVPDISESTFMKFANNAKTGCPISQALSAVEIKLDAKLVALV from the coding sequence ATGCCGGTAAGAAAAGCTCATGCTGTGTGGGAGGGGAATCTGCCAAGTGGAAAAGGAACCATCGCGTTCGGAAGCGGCGCCTTCGAAGGTGCCTACTCGTTTGGATCGCGATTTGAAGGTGCCTCCGGCACCAACCCGGAAGAGCTGGTTGCGGCCGCGCACGCCGGCTGTTTTTCCATGGCCCTATCGCACGAACTGGCCGTCGGCGGACACAAACCGACTAGCGTGAAAACCGACGCCAAGGTTCATCTGGACAAAGTTGAAGATGGGTTTAAGATCACTTCGATCGAGTTGATTTGTGAAGCGGTGGTGCCGGATATCAGCGAAAGTACATTTATGAAATTCGCCAACAACGCCAAAACAGGTTGTCCGATATCGCAGGCACTAAGTGCTGTGGAGATCAAACTGGATGCCAAGCTGGTAGCGTTGGTGTAA
- a CDS encoding energy transducer TonB, producing MTPVQPLTADEFEIILLLKPEKEYTGPATLALVECGYKNGLEEGMVGVLIKPTDTSETVIPAFDMLDVEVQDVTAYESACLIRGAEREEIESGSIVTFDIPQLASQELRERAGEALAVEKYRRAAHYFEELTRVDSLDADSSVQQLLAHCRQEVEREDNRKLTRKEKKVEKKRAGIYHKLGAYFFNNDNYDAARHYLERAVRADERRKHAKHLLCIIEDGVPCDFPEPAGFAAVETPPEMIYLHPLEYPEEAKRAGVTGLVWVKALVDKSGIVLKTSVAESSGWMALDRAATEAAYFNRFQPGMQKGKPVFCWVMYKVDFVLD from the coding sequence ATGACGCCGGTCCAGCCGCTAACGGCCGACGAGTTTGAGATTATTCTCTTGCTCAAACCGGAAAAGGAATACACCGGCCCGGCCACCCTGGCTCTGGTAGAATGCGGCTACAAGAATGGGCTGGAAGAGGGCATGGTTGGCGTTTTGATAAAGCCTACCGACACCTCGGAGACGGTTATCCCGGCATTCGATATGCTGGATGTCGAGGTCCAGGACGTTACCGCTTATGAGTCGGCTTGTCTGATTCGAGGGGCGGAACGTGAGGAAATCGAATCCGGGTCCATCGTGACTTTCGACATTCCCCAATTGGCCTCACAGGAGCTTCGCGAACGAGCTGGTGAGGCATTGGCAGTGGAGAAGTATCGAAGAGCCGCGCATTACTTTGAAGAACTGACCAGAGTAGACAGTCTGGATGCGGACTCGTCCGTTCAACAACTGCTGGCACACTGCCGCCAAGAGGTTGAACGGGAGGACAACCGCAAATTAACCAGGAAAGAGAAGAAAGTCGAGAAGAAACGAGCTGGGATATACCACAAGCTCGGCGCATACTTCTTCAACAACGATAATTACGATGCCGCTCGCCACTACCTCGAGCGGGCTGTACGGGCCGACGAGCGTCGAAAGCACGCCAAGCACCTGCTGTGCATCATAGAAGATGGGGTCCCCTGCGACTTTCCCGAACCCGCAGGGTTCGCCGCTGTTGAGACACCTCCAGAAATGATCTACCTGCATCCTTTGGAGTATCCGGAGGAAGCCAAGCGAGCCGGAGTCACTGGCTTGGTTTGGGTCAAAGCCCTGGTTGACAAATCGGGTATTGTCCTGAAAACCAGTGTAGCGGAATCGTCCGGCTGGATGGCTCTCGATCGAGCCGCTACCGAGGCTGCTTACTTCAACCGCTTCCAGCCGGGCATGCAAAAGGGTAAACCTGTCTTCTGTTGGGTTATGTACAAAGTGGATTTCGTTCTGGATTAG
- a CDS encoding dCMP deaminase family protein, with protein sequence MKMTKEDYYLSIAEAVSRKGTCLRRNFGAIIVIDDHIISTGYTGSPRKAPNCNDIGQCLREKYNIPHGERYELCRSVHAEMNAIIHASREQMIGATMYLVGFDFKTNDIVSDAEPCKMCKRIIMNSGVERVIVRRGPKETVTLTPWEWVENVEEIFAGESEY encoded by the coding sequence ATGAAAATGACAAAAGAAGATTACTACTTGTCAATAGCCGAAGCGGTGTCACGCAAAGGAACCTGCCTTAGACGGAACTTCGGTGCGATAATAGTAATTGATGATCATATCATAAGCACTGGATATACGGGATCCCCTAGAAAAGCACCCAACTGTAACGACATTGGCCAATGTCTCCGGGAAAAGTACAACATACCTCATGGTGAGAGATATGAGCTCTGCAGATCAGTACACGCAGAGATGAACGCTATAATCCACGCCTCCCGTGAACAAATGATCGGTGCGACCATGTACTTGGTAGGTTTCGACTTTAAGACGAACGATATCGTAAGCGATGCTGAACCGTGCAAAATGTGCAAGCGAATCATCATGAACTCAGGGGTGGAGCGTGTGATCGTCAGAAGAGGACCCAAGGAAACCGTGACCCTAACTCCTTGGGAATGGGTAGAAAACGTGGAAGAGATTTTTGCTGGCGAGTCAGAGTATTAA
- the ptsP gene encoding phosphoenolpyruvate--protein phosphotransferase, producing the protein MTAKRRILSGLSISGGIVLGQARVILPGEVQVAEIAVPTSRLKHETESLDRAVEQALRELRQLRTSAGTKMEGPVAKVFDAQLLIAGDYEFLKKVKEEIHLQKRNAAYVYDQLVKLTMAPLTKSSDFYMRQMGEDIKSVAARVLSYLSGFEKSESKLPPGTILVGKTFTPGDVLLFRQRKATGFLISKGGPDSHMALIARSLMLPVVLVEGSFLEVANNSRLILNGTAGEVIINPTDEDWVEYQKLKKRHGPALVTRIRRLTQVPPITRDGVEVSIAGNLSLSGPVDDILAERAFPIGLYRTEFLFLDDNRFPDEEAQFEPYKQIVQKFAGQPVVLRMFDLGYDKIRQDAAWPVEMNPALGWRGIRVMLDRTAIFKTQVRAILRASAFGKVKIMLPMVTVLSEVERARKLISQVKLGLRRKGVAFDETVQVGIMVEVPAAALTAHALAAKVDFMSIGSNDLTQYTMATDRMNNRVADLYTPYHPAVLNLIHKTVEAGKACGKPVSICGEVAGDQLALPLFIGMGVDQLSMNPNRIFDICRLVKRIDSRLVRHLVAPVLAAGSEPAVKQILENFKSESQKTKLQA; encoded by the coding sequence ATGACCGCCAAAAGAAGAATACTGAGCGGCTTGTCGATCTCCGGCGGCATCGTTCTCGGACAGGCGAGAGTGATCCTGCCGGGTGAGGTTCAAGTGGCCGAAATCGCGGTGCCGACCTCTCGGCTCAAGCATGAGACCGAGTCGCTGGACCGGGCCGTCGAACAGGCCCTCCGCGAACTCAGGCAGTTGCGTACATCAGCCGGTACCAAGATGGAAGGGCCGGTGGCTAAGGTGTTCGACGCCCAACTGCTGATCGCCGGTGACTATGAGTTTCTCAAAAAAGTCAAGGAAGAGATTCACCTTCAAAAACGCAACGCCGCCTATGTCTATGATCAGCTGGTCAAGCTGACCATGGCACCGTTGACGAAATCCAGTGACTTCTATATGCGCCAGATGGGAGAGGATATCAAAAGCGTGGCGGCCCGGGTGCTGTCCTATCTTAGTGGTTTTGAGAAAAGCGAGTCGAAACTACCACCCGGCACCATTCTGGTCGGCAAGACATTCACCCCCGGCGATGTGTTGCTATTCCGTCAGCGCAAGGCAACCGGTTTTTTGATCAGTAAAGGCGGGCCTGACTCGCACATGGCCTTGATTGCCCGCTCACTCATGTTGCCGGTGGTTTTGGTCGAGGGCTCTTTCCTTGAAGTGGCCAACAATAGCCGGCTCATACTCAACGGAACGGCCGGCGAAGTGATTATCAACCCGACCGATGAAGATTGGGTTGAGTACCAAAAACTCAAGAAGCGCCATGGACCGGCGCTGGTCACTCGCATCAGAAGGCTGACCCAAGTACCCCCGATCACACGTGATGGTGTCGAGGTTTCAATTGCGGGAAACCTATCCCTAAGCGGACCTGTTGATGACATACTGGCGGAAAGAGCTTTTCCGATCGGGCTTTACCGGACCGAGTTTCTCTTTTTGGATGACAACCGCTTCCCCGATGAGGAGGCACAGTTTGAGCCTTATAAACAGATTGTCCAGAAATTCGCCGGTCAACCGGTGGTGTTACGAATGTTCGACTTGGGTTACGATAAAATAAGACAGGACGCAGCCTGGCCGGTGGAAATGAACCCGGCGCTGGGCTGGCGCGGTATCCGAGTGATGCTGGATCGCACGGCCATTTTCAAAACACAGGTCAGAGCGATTTTGCGGGCCTCGGCCTTCGGTAAAGTCAAGATCATGTTGCCGATGGTGACCGTGTTGTCGGAAGTGGAGCGAGCCCGTAAACTGATCTCGCAGGTCAAGCTGGGTCTGCGCCGTAAGGGCGTTGCTTTTGATGAGACTGTTCAAGTCGGCATCATGGTGGAAGTTCCGGCCGCCGCTCTGACAGCCCATGCTCTGGCCGCCAAAGTCGACTTCATGTCGATAGGCTCAAACGACCTGACCCAATACACAATGGCCACCGACCGTATGAACAACCGAGTGGCTGACCTCTACACACCTTATCATCCGGCCGTTCTGAACCTGATCCACAAGACCGTCGAGGCGGGCAAAGCATGCGGCAAACCGGTCTCGATTTGTGGCGAGGTGGCCGGAGATCAGTTGGCCCTGCCGCTTTTTATCGGCATGGGTGTGGATCAACTTTCGATGAACCCAAACAGGATCTTTGATATCTGTAGATTGGTAAAAAGAATTGACTCGCGACTGGTGCGTCACCTGGTGGCGCCGGTACTCGCGGCCGGTTCGGAGCCTGCCGTAAAACAGATACTTGAGAATTTCAAATCGGAATCGCAAAAAACAAAACTTCAAGCATAA
- a CDS encoding bifunctional phosphoglucose/phosphomannose isomerase — MTILDDVESIRKADPSNMYNRIFDLPEQMADALTLAQRWQIDPDDFSGIKNIVVIGMGGSAIGGDLTRTYLSSKLLVPFEICRHYVLPEYVDDETLVIASSYSGNTEETMSAVEDALSRKAMMVAISTGGLLGEICELNQIPLATLPEGLQPRAAIGYSFIPLVMFLEKIGLAKDVAKELETVVDSLQKFRDGYIEDQPVEQNPAKKLAQKAHGRIPIVYSGPTLMDAVAVRFKGQLCENGKNLAFANHFAEFNHNELVGWSKTIEPFKDKLLVIMLRDAGDHPQIRKRMNIVKEHIQSLDVELVEVHSKGAVRLERMFSLIQIGDFTSYYLAVLNEVDPTPVEVIQDLKNALEMDKVMTT; from the coding sequence TTGACGATACTTGACGACGTTGAAAGCATCCGCAAAGCCGACCCGAGCAATATGTACAATCGGATCTTCGACTTGCCGGAACAGATGGCCGATGCCCTGACCCTGGCCCAGCGATGGCAAATTGATCCTGACGATTTTAGCGGCATCAAGAACATCGTGGTGATCGGCATGGGTGGCTCGGCTATCGGTGGTGATCTGACGCGCACCTATCTTTCTTCAAAGCTGCTGGTACCGTTCGAGATATGTCGGCACTATGTCCTGCCGGAATATGTTGACGATGAGACCCTGGTGATCGCATCCTCGTATTCCGGCAATACCGAAGAGACCATGTCGGCCGTCGAGGATGCGCTGTCACGCAAAGCCATGATGGTGGCCATCTCTACCGGCGGATTGCTGGGGGAAATCTGCGAGCTCAATCAGATACCTTTGGCCACACTGCCGGAGGGATTGCAGCCGCGGGCGGCCATTGGCTACTCGTTCATACCGCTGGTGATGTTCCTTGAAAAAATCGGACTGGCCAAGGACGTGGCCAAGGAACTTGAGACGGTAGTTGACAGCCTGCAGAAGTTCCGTGATGGTTACATTGAGGATCAACCAGTCGAACAGAACCCGGCCAAGAAATTGGCGCAAAAAGCGCATGGTCGCATTCCTATTGTTTACAGCGGCCCGACCTTGATGGATGCGGTCGCCGTAAGGTTCAAAGGACAGTTGTGCGAGAACGGGAAGAACCTTGCCTTCGCCAACCATTTCGCCGAGTTCAATCATAACGAATTGGTCGGCTGGTCCAAGACGATCGAGCCGTTTAAGGACAAACTGTTGGTGATTATGCTGCGCGATGCGGGCGATCATCCGCAGATTCGCAAACGGATGAACATCGTAAAGGAACATATCCAGAGTCTGGATGTGGAACTGGTTGAGGTTCATTCCAAGGGAGCGGTGCGGCTGGAGCGGATGTTCAGTCTGATTCAGATCGGTGATTTTACATCGTACTACCTGGCCGTCCTCAACGAGGTCGATCCGACGCCGGTGGAGGTGATTCAGGACCTCAAGAACGCCCTGGAGATGGACAAGGTGATGACGACTTAA
- a CDS encoding MBL fold metallo-hydrolase — protein MSLRKIAIPALLITLSAAQSIATELPKDNYILNLYDAFGEEQPGLTQDFGFSALVKYNGLTILFDGGTNADLLKSNCEALGVDLSKVDFAVASHSHFDHINGFDYLLSVHPDVKIYFPYDPFWGAPLPFDVTGQEHEQCEHLPREQKYFGGGDTKFTFNQSGRFWGANIEYVKGSKEVQHGVNLISTRSPFMGYFTSYPNVALTGEQVDDESLKKIGLPELSLSLRTDDGEVVIVGCSHSLVTTIVDSTKQQLDNDIALVMGGFHLLPYGTEEITDMATKMKDLFGVKRVAPAHCTGHLGFKIFGETFGERYHLAGLGSVIEF, from the coding sequence ATGTCGTTAAGAAAAATCGCAATACCTGCTCTACTCATTACCCTGAGCGCGGCACAGTCGATAGCCACCGAACTGCCCAAGGATAACTACATTCTCAACCTCTATGATGCCTTTGGCGAAGAACAGCCCGGGCTCACTCAGGACTTTGGCTTTTCGGCGCTGGTGAAGTACAACGGCTTGACTATTCTGTTCGATGGCGGCACCAACGCCGATCTGCTCAAATCCAACTGTGAAGCACTGGGCGTGGACCTGTCCAAAGTCGATTTTGCCGTAGCTTCGCACAGCCATTTTGATCATATCAATGGCTTCGACTATCTTTTGAGTGTCCATCCGGATGTCAAAATCTACTTCCCCTACGATCCATTTTGGGGCGCGCCATTGCCGTTCGATGTAACCGGACAGGAGCACGAACAGTGTGAACATCTGCCCAGAGAACAAAAATACTTCGGTGGCGGCGACACCAAGTTCACGTTCAACCAAAGCGGTCGGTTTTGGGGTGCGAACATCGAGTATGTCAAAGGCTCGAAAGAGGTCCAGCATGGTGTCAACCTTATCTCCACGCGCTCGCCGTTCATGGGTTACTTTACCAGCTATCCGAATGTCGCCCTGACCGGTGAACAAGTGGACGATGAGTCGCTCAAAAAAATCGGTTTGCCGGAACTGTCGTTGAGTCTCCGTACCGACGACGGTGAGGTTGTTATAGTCGGTTGTTCGCATTCGTTGGTGACAACGATTGTTGATTCGACCAAGCAACAACTCGACAACGACATCGCGCTGGTGATGGGTGGTTTTCATCTGTTGCCGTATGGCACAGAGGAGATTACCGACATGGCCACCAAGATGAAGGATCTCTTCGGTGTCAAACGGGTCGCTCCTGCGCATTGCACCGGGCATCTTGGTTTCAAGATTTTCGGCGAGACCTTCGGCGAGCGCTACCACCTGGCCGGCCTCGGCTCGGTGATCGAATTCTGA
- a CDS encoding TonB family protein → MQKSTLLFSALFAAVICPLITPAMTWAESFEILFVFEDSKQLEGSGYVALVEGGYSAGHEPGMTGQILIQKSGSRQRKRDAKVAQAHVQDVSEFESSVLIEGLESHRIESKHTVDLDIPHYTAPELRQRADNYFVAGRYGIALSFYERVLQDDPEADSLELNERTRDCRNRLAQVLDSPKAWRAENERLPAYRALAWLYVGRGNKDRAAVYFNRMLKLDIRTKEAEHFRGVINGLTEEGRSGGDYLPTMTEFVPVDVFPQMIKQATPDYPPLAKLAGITGTVWVKSLVSDEGSVIGACIGTSSGHLVLDIAAAEAAYECKYKPAMQAGKPVSVWVVYSVDFVLD, encoded by the coding sequence ATGCAAAAATCAACATTGCTGTTTTCCGCCCTCTTTGCGGCGGTGATTTGTCCGTTAATCACTCCCGCGATGACCTGGGCTGAATCATTTGAAATCCTGTTTGTGTTTGAAGACTCAAAACAACTCGAAGGGTCCGGCTATGTGGCGCTTGTCGAAGGTGGCTACTCAGCCGGTCACGAACCAGGCATGACGGGCCAAATTCTTATCCAAAAGTCCGGAAGCAGGCAACGTAAAAGAGATGCGAAAGTGGCCCAGGCTCATGTTCAGGACGTCTCGGAGTTCGAATCATCGGTGCTGATCGAGGGCCTTGAATCACATCGCATCGAATCAAAACATACCGTTGATCTGGATATCCCGCATTATACCGCCCCGGAACTTCGTCAGCGTGCGGACAACTATTTTGTCGCCGGCCGGTATGGTATCGCACTCTCCTTCTACGAAAGGGTGCTGCAAGATGACCCTGAGGCGGACTCCCTGGAGTTAAACGAGCGCACCCGTGACTGCCGGAATAGACTGGCACAAGTTTTGGATTCACCCAAAGCCTGGCGGGCTGAAAATGAACGCCTGCCCGCCTATCGGGCGCTCGCCTGGCTGTATGTCGGACGTGGGAATAAGGATCGGGCGGCAGTGTATTTCAATCGGATGCTAAAGCTGGATATTCGCACAAAGGAGGCCGAGCACTTTCGAGGCGTGATCAACGGGCTGACCGAAGAAGGCAGGAGCGGCGGCGACTATCTGCCTACGATGACGGAGTTTGTCCCCGTTGATGTTTTCCCGCAGATGATCAAACAAGCAACTCCGGACTATCCACCCCTGGCGAAACTGGCTGGAATAACCGGGACCGTGTGGGTGAAAAGCCTTGTGAGCGATGAAGGTTCGGTGATTGGCGCCTGCATCGGCACTTCGTCGGGACATTTGGTTCTGGACATAGCGGCTGCCGAAGCGGCGTATGAATGCAAATACAAACCAGCCATGCAGGCCGGCAAACCGGTCTCCGTCTGGGTGGTTTACAGCGTGGATTTCGTTCTGGACTGA